Within Bacillus sp. BGMRC 2118, the genomic segment GGTTACGCCATTCTAACAGATAGTAATGATCAGCATATTTGAATCCATCTGATTTAGTAAAACCTTTTAGAGTAAAGCTAGAAGTAGCTTCTGCATCGTCCGTTAATACACTTGAACCATCTGCTGTTACTTTTACGTTATCTACAAAGAATCCTTCTTCTGAAGTTCCCCAGTCCGTAATATAACGGAATCGAAGTTGTACTTTTTGTCCAGCATAATCACTTAAGTCAAATTGTTGCTTTGTCCATCCTTCACTGTGACCAGTAAATCCAGGAAGAGCAGGGGCAATAGTTGGATATGCTTCAGGTACTGCGCTAGATACTGTGTTTGCATTACCTATCGATTTCCAAGTAGCACCACTATCTGTAGATACTTGAACAAAAGCGAAATCCCAATCCTTTTCAATCTTATACCATGCATCAAACTCAAGTGTCGCACTAGATTTTCCAGTCAAATCAACAGTCGTTTCCATTGTTGTGTCAATTTCATCTTGTTGGCCACCCCAATATTGATAACTACCACCTGCTGGTTCAATGATAGCTAACTTCTTTTGAGGAAGGTTAACCTTTACAGCTACAGGATTTGTACCTTTTGGTGAGTTTGCTTGATCTAATAGAACCTGCTGACCTTTTGTCGTTACTTCAGACCAGTCAAGTTCCACTGTATCGTTCATCCAGTTTCCACCAAGGTAAGATTGTAAATATTGTTTTGCAAGAGGAGAGAATCCAGTTGGTTCTGTTCCACCAATAGCTCCTGCCCATGAACCACTTGCCATGATTGACCAATATCCAACTGCTTCTCCAGTACCAGTATACTGAGTGTCATACTCATCTGGATAGCCTAGGTCATGACCATATTCATGTGCAAATACCCCTGTAGCACCGTCTTCTGGCATCATTGTGTAGTCATAGAATCCAGGAAGACCTTTTCCTAATCCATCTGGATCATAGAAAGATGCTGAACGATGTGACCAAATTGCGTTATCACCTAAAGACCCACCACCAGCTTCTTGACCAACTCCAGCATGAATAATCATTAAGTGGTCAACTAATCCATCTGGCTCATTTAAGTTGCCGTCTCCATCTAAATCATGGATATCTTCTTTGTCGTAATCTTGTAACGGAATTCCAGCAGCTATTGCAGCATCAAGTGTATCCCTCACAAGTTGCTTTGACCCGCCTGGCGCAACGTTATCATGACCACCATTAGCACGGTCAGCTCCATAGAACTTAGCAGTACCAGGTACCTTCAACCATCCATATGTAGTTCCATCTACAGTGTATGAACCACCAGATTGCTCTTCATAAAATTGTTTCATGGATACGAAGTCTTCTCCATTTGGACCTTCAACACCATCTTCACCAAAAATCATATCATCAAAATGATCAAGTGTATAATCTTCATAATAGTTGTCAGTTTCATTAGGTTGAATGTTGTTGTGAGCAAAGTCAGAATACTCTACTGTTAAAACCAGTACCTTGTCTTTGCGAACCCCATCGTTCCATTCCGTTTCCTTCACAGGATCAGGGTTCCCTTTTAAATGACCTTTCTTTTTTCCATTTCCATTTAAAAGTCCATTGTTAAATTCTTTAAATTTCTTCTGCTTTTCTGCTTCTGAAGCCTTTACTTTCGCGGCTAGGGGATCATTCTCTTTTACGTCAACACTCTTATTCTTTAGCTCAACGTAATTCTTTAAGAATTTTTGTTTTTCTGCTTGTGTAGCATCCTTCGATAGTAGGCCTCTCTTAATGAATGAATCTATTAATCTGTCTTCATTCAAAATAGCTAGGTCCAGTGACCCATGGTTATGGTCTTGTGAATACGATAGCTTAGCTGGAGCATCTCTGTCGATAGCCTTTGCAGACACTGACATAGTTCCTAAGCTTGAAAAAAGAGTTCCTGCGATTAAAGCACTAGTTAAACCAACTTTTGCGAGCTTTTTCACCTAAGTTCCTCCTAAAAGATTATAATAGTTGTAGAATTTATACTATAATAAATGTTCTGAATAATCAAAGCATTATTGTATACAAATTCCTACATAATTCTACTAATCCAATAACATCAAGTGATTTCACAAAAAAAACAGAACTATTGTACCGTTTGCTAGATTTTTCTAATTATATAGTCCCGTTTTTCAAGTAATTTAAATAAAGAGCACCCACATCATAAATGGTTGCTCTCTACTAAGATGTATATTAAACTCCTATTTCTGGTTTTACATTCCCATCAATCTGATCTGTTTCTTCTGCCCTATTATACCTTGGCAAGGTGAAGCTATAATAGACACCAACCACTAACATTAACACCGCTATTCCATAATAGATATAATCAACCGAGACAATGAATTTCGGAAACAATAATGCTATCAATCCTAAAGAAATGGATTGTGCTAACATCATAAGAGGATCTACCCACCCGTTTACTCTTCCCATAAAACTAGGATCAACGAGAGATGGAATCCACCCGGCAAGAGCAACATTAATGGGAGCAATCATTAATCCTGTCAAAAATACGAAGAACAAGTAGACCCAGATTTCATTTGAGAACCCCATGCCTGCAGTCGACACAACGGTCATGAGTACACCAAAAATAATTAACGTATGTGGTTTAAACTTCTTGCCTATAGTTGCACAAAGGGAACTCCCCAAAAATATACCAATACCGAAGAATACTGCGAATAAAGAAGCATACCACTCATAATTATCAGGTGCTAATTTAAACTTCATTGTAAATAACGGTAATATCGCGAAGCCACCATTAATAAATCCAAAAATAAAAAAACCAGAAACGATGGTAAGCAATAATTTTCTATCTAAAATATACCTTCCACCCTGCTTAAAATCAGCAAGTGTTTGTTTTAAATTCATATCTTTCAATCTACTTTTTCCATTTGGCATCCTTGCTTCAATGGCAATTGAGCAGGCACGAATTAAAAATGCAGAGACGATAAAACTGACACTATCAATAACAAGTGCTCCATATATCCCAATTGTTTTATACGTCAGTGCTCCTAAACCAACTCCAAAGAGCATGAACAGACTAAATACCATCTGATTTAAGCCGGCTGCTGTTTGGTATTGCTCTTTAGATAGTATTCCTTGTATAAGCCCTGCTTCTGCAGGATAAAAGAACTTGGAAATCGCACTTCTTAAAAATAAAATCGCAAAGATGAGGGGGACACTGTTTATGAAGACAGCCAGAAACAAAGTCAACGTTAATAAGGCACGAATCCAATCTGAGTACTCTGCAATCTTTTGCCGATCTAATCGGTCTGCCAATACACCAACGAAAAGAAATACTAAAAGAGTGGGCAGAGAATACATTAATTCAGCTAATGTTGCCAAATAAGGTTGCTCACTAAAATGGTCTAACAAATAAAAAGCAAAAGCCATATTACCAATTGTCGATCCCAGCTGAGATGTGACTGCTGCTAAAAACAACTTAACAAATGTTGAGTTTTTAAAGATTTCTTTCATTTTACACCTCCAGAAAAAAGGGTGATTACAAGAAAACTCACTGTAAATCACCCATCCATTTATAATGTAATCTTTACGACTGTTCCGTCTTTATCTTGTACGTTAACAAGTTCTGTTCCTTTAAATTCTTTAAAGCTTTTAACTATTTGCTTTACCGTATGATGATCTAATTGATTTAGTATATCTGCATTCTCACTTCCGATTTTCTTTTTCAAAAAATTGATAACAATCTTAGATGTTCCTGCATTCAGAAGTGTATATGGTATCCAAATTCGGATTGGAAATTTTAAATCAGGAGTTTCCACTCTAATTTTCATCGCGCTACTCAATTACAATGAGGACCTTTTCTCCGTTGGCACTTTCCACATCTACAATTGGTCCTTCTACATTGTTAACGATTGCTTCTAATATTAAATTAATATCTATATCTTTAAGGTGCTGTTCTACTGCCGGTATGTGACCGACAGCGCCATGCAATGACTTTACTAATTTTAATGGCAAATTAACTTTTACTTTATCCCCATCAGAGTCAACTAGGATTTTTAAGCTTTTTTCCATATATACGTTTGATTCTATAGCAGGAGCTGTCTCTTCCTTTAATGCAGATAGTATCTCAGCAGCCTCTTCATTATTTAACTTCCCGTCCTGTAACAATTCAAGCACTTTTGAAATATCTGATTTCATGTTATCTCCTCCTCAATTTATCACTCGACGAACTTCTCTTTATCTTGTAAAATGATGGTACACACATTTTTTTGGATAGCACTTTCACTCTTTTGGTGAAGTGCTTTTTTTATTTTTTCTTGAGCATTTTTACTGCCTCTTCAGGACTAATGTCCCCACTGCCGAGTCGGTCCAGAATGTTTTTCTTTTCCTCTGCCTTTTCCTGGTTTACCTGATAAGGATCCCCCAGCTCTGAAATAATTTCTTCTAGTTTGTTTCTCACTGTTGGGTAGGAAATTCCCAAAACTTTCTCTACTTCTTTAATACTTCCTTTGCAGAGTATAAAAGTTTGAATGAATTGAAGCTGCTCTTTATTCAAAGAAAACAATGCTGGAAATTCAAATTTGTTTTCAATCGTTGTATGGCAATGCCCGCATGTTAACTTTGTAACATTTAGCCGTTCTTCACAGATCGGACATGTTGTTATGACTTCTATACCCACTATTTTCCACCTCCTTACAAACTAATTATATAGTCGTTCATTAAATAAATCAATATATAAATTAAGTTATTTAAACAATAAATTAATTTTATTTAAAAAAGCACCTAGAAGAAATAAAAAAGGTTACCCTTCATAAGGGTAACCTTTCTCTAGTTAATCCAATTACTTGTCTATCATTGATTGATTTTGTGTATATTCTCTAGACTCACTTAATCGATCTTTTGTCATGATGAGGGCTCCTATAAATGCTAGTATAGACGGAATAATAGCCCACATAAATGTAAATGTAATTGACGAAGAGAGTACGTCTGTAATTTTATCTAAAATGTGCTCTGGAATTTGAGCACGTGCCTCTGGCTGTAAAATAGCTCTTGGATCATTCATTGAGCTATTCATCCCGGGTCCACCCATCCCCGAAAATACTTCCTTTAAACTCGTTGTAAAATCATTACGTTGAATGATCCCAAATACTGTGATACCAAGCGTCATTCCTAAAGAGCGTATAAATGAGACTGTTGAGTTTACTGACCCTCTCATTGAAGGTTCAAAATGGTGAATGGCTGCATTTGGTAGCACGGAAAATGTTGCACCAATTCCTAGTCCTGTCACAATCATATATAACGTGACTAATAACCTGCTGGATTCTGGACCTAGAGTACTTAATAACGCTATACCTGCAATAAGAATAATCGTAAAAATGATTAATATCTTCCTATAACTTGTTTTGTTCATTAAGAATCCACCACTAGTTGCTGAGACAACCGAGCCTAGCATCATTGGCAATAGAACTAAACCTGAATTAGTAGCTGTTCCCCCTAGTACTCCTTGTATATAGATAGGAATATAGATAGATGCTGTAATAAATGCCATACCACTAAATAAGCCGATTACGTTGCTGGCCATAAACAATCGGTTCTTGAACATCGGAAATGAGAGAATTGGTTCTTCTGCATTTCTCTCGATAATAACAAATATTACAGATAAAATGGCAAAAGAAACCAATAAACTGACAATTACTGAAGAATCCCACTCATATTCATTTCCACCAAGCTCAAGAGCAAACATAATAGAAACAATCGCGCCAACTAATGTGATTGCTCCCCACCAGTCGATTTTTTGTTTCGTATGAACAGCTGATTCTTTGTAGAAGAAAGCAATAAAAACAAATGCTAAAATACCTAATGGAACATTAACATAAAATACCCATTCCCAGCTAATATAGTCAGTAATATATGCACCTAGTAATGGCCCAAATATACTTGACAATCCAAACACTGCTCCAAATAATCCACCTAGTTTTCCTCTTTGTTCTACTGGAACTGTGTCAAACATAATTGTAAATGCAATTGGAATCAGTGCCCCAGCTCCAATACCTTGTATAGCGCGATAGATACTAAGCTCTGTGATCGTATTTGCTGTCCCACATAAGATTGAACCGATTAAGAAAACAATTATTCCAAATATAAAAAATCTCTTTCGACCAAACATATCGGATAACTTTCCGAAAATAGGCATACCTGCCATTTCAGCCACCATATAAGCTGAGGTTACCCAAACAAATTTATCAAAGCCTCCAAGCTCACCTACAATTGTACCCATTGCGGTTGCAACAATCGTGTTATCCATTGATGCCATTAAAATGCTAAGCAGGAGACCTGCTATCACGAATCCAAAGTGGCTTTGTTTTCTTTTCGTCATAATTATGTATTTCCTCTCACCTTTATTTACTTACAATATAATGTATCACAACGATGTTTGTTCCATATAGGGATTTTATGTAAAATTTTAAGATTTTTTTTGTATAGAAGTAGCTAAAAACTAAGGTAAAAATCCTGCTTTCCCGCTTTTTACGAGAGAGCAACAATCTATACAAAAACAGCCAATTTTAATGATATTTCTTTACTAAAAAAAGGAGAGGATTTCGAATAAAATCCTCTCCAAGTAATTAGTTATTTCCAGCCAATTTCGGCATTACAGTTCCACCATCAGGTTTCTTACTGATTATATCTTCCTCTTGCTTTGCTCGCTTAATAAAGAATGCCATGACAAGAGCAAGAGCTGCAATAAATACAGATACGAAGAATGCAAAGTTAATTCCATCTAACATGGCTTGCATCCCAATCTGTGCCTTCATTTGTGCGACTTGCTCTGCTGTCGGTTGAACTCCACTCGCAGCTGCATTTTTCATTGCTTCTTCACCCAGCTCAATTCCGCGTGATTCTGCACGGTTAGACATGACTGTTACGAGAAGTGCTGTACCGATCGCACCTGATACCTGTTGCAGAGTGTTGTTCATTGCAGTTCCATGTGGGTAATACATAGCTGGCAATTGGTTTAAACCATTTGTTGATACTGGCATCATAACCATTGACATACCGAACATACGAACTGTATATAAAATGATCAATTCTGTATACGAAGTATCCATTGATAACTGACTGAATAAGTAACTCGTTACAACTGTAATTGTTAATCCAGTTATTGCTAAAATGCGT encodes:
- a CDS encoding MFS transporter, with protein sequence MTKRKQSHFGFVIAGLLLSILMASMDNTIVATAMGTIVGELGGFDKFVWVTSAYMVAEMAGMPIFGKLSDMFGRKRFFIFGIIVFLIGSILCGTANTITELSIYRAIQGIGAGALIPIAFTIMFDTVPVEQRGKLGGLFGAVFGLSSIFGPLLGAYITDYISWEWVFYVNVPLGILAFVFIAFFYKESAVHTKQKIDWWGAITLVGAIVSIMFALELGGNEYEWDSSVIVSLLVSFAILSVIFVIIERNAEEPILSFPMFKNRLFMASNVIGLFSGMAFITASIYIPIYIQGVLGGTATNSGLVLLPMMLGSVVSATSGGFLMNKTSYRKILIIFTIILIAGIALLSTLGPESSRLLVTLYMIVTGLGIGATFSVLPNAAIHHFEPSMRGSVNSTVSFIRSLGMTLGITVFGIIQRNDFTTSLKEVFSGMGGPGMNSSMNDPRAILQPEARAQIPEHILDKITDVLSSSITFTFMWAIIPSILAFIGALIMTKDRLSESREYTQNQSMIDK
- a CDS encoding DUF2089 domain-containing protein, whose translation is MGIEVITTCPICEERLNVTKLTCGHCHTTIENKFEFPALFSLNKEQLQFIQTFILCKGSIKEVEKVLGISYPTVRNKLEEIISELGDPYQVNQEKAEEKKNILDRLGSGDISPEEAVKMLKKK
- a CDS encoding MFS transporter; the encoded protein is MKEIFKNSTFVKLFLAAVTSQLGSTIGNMAFAFYLLDHFSEQPYLATLAELMYSLPTLLVFLFVGVLADRLDRQKIAEYSDWIRALLTLTLFLAVFINSVPLIFAILFLRSAISKFFYPAEAGLIQGILSKEQYQTAAGLNQMVFSLFMLFGVGLGALTYKTIGIYGALVIDSVSFIVSAFLIRACSIAIEARMPNGKSRLKDMNLKQTLADFKQGGRYILDRKLLLTIVSGFFIFGFINGGFAILPLFTMKFKLAPDNYEWYASLFAVFFGIGIFLGSSLCATIGKKFKPHTLIIFGVLMTVVSTAGMGFSNEIWVYLFFVFLTGLMIAPINVALAGWIPSLVDPSFMGRVNGWVDPLMMLAQSISLGLIALLFPKFIVSVDYIYYGIAVLMLVVGVYYSFTLPRYNRAEETDQIDGNVKPEIGV
- a CDS encoding M6 family metalloprotease domain-containing protein, producing the protein MSVSAKAIDRDAPAKLSYSQDHNHGSLDLAILNEDRLIDSFIKRGLLSKDATQAEKQKFLKNYVELKNKSVDVKENDPLAAKVKASEAEKQKKFKEFNNGLLNGNGKKKGHLKGNPDPVKETEWNDGVRKDKVLVLTVEYSDFAHNNIQPNETDNYYEDYTLDHFDDMIFGEDGVEGPNGEDFVSMKQFYEEQSGGSYTVDGTTYGWLKVPGTAKFYGADRANGGHDNVAPGGSKQLVRDTLDAAIAAGIPLQDYDKEDIHDLDGDGNLNEPDGLVDHLMIIHAGVGQEAGGGSLGDNAIWSHRSASFYDPDGLGKGLPGFYDYTMMPEDGATGVFAHEYGHDLGYPDEYDTQYTGTGEAVGYWSIMASGSWAGAIGGTEPTGFSPLAKQYLQSYLGGNWMNDTVELDWSEVTTKGQQVLLDQANSPKGTNPVAVKVNLPQKKLAIIEPAGGSYQYWGGQQDEIDTTMETTVDLTGKSSATLEFDAWYKIEKDWDFAFVQVSTDSGATWKSIGNANTVSSAVPEAYPTIAPALPGFTGHSEGWTKQQFDLSDYAGQKVQLRFRYITDWGTSEEGFFVDNVKVTADGSSVLTDDAEATSSFTLKGFTKSDGFKYADHYYLLEWRNHNGVDTGLANIRRGSSLMSYDEGLVVWYVDPTFTDNWTGIHPGEGFVGVVDAHPSTNLPWSTGVQASTRYHIADAAFGLNPTSGLDLIYPTQTLSLASQPAVSLFNDSNSFLNTFMPDAGRNIGNYGLKVRVNGQAKDKSVGSVVIYK